ttcgcgacgtttttttcgtcgtccatatctcaagaaccagaagagatatcgatttcaaataagttttgttatacagataataaggaagaaagatgcaggaagggctctcaagaaaattgcgtgggtggtttttttaccatagcagtttgaaaaaaagtgaaaattttggttagccctaaatatcttacgaaccaaaaacgatagagactttaattaaattgtatatagtatattgtaacgtcTTATCAaagtagtatattttttgacaaaaaaaaatcatttcaaaaaaaagtgtcaccaccaaaattttacgactaaaatatgatttcatctccaaaacaactttgtgcaacgaagaataatgttttcgacatctgataaaattttgaaacaaatcgaattgacagtttttgcacaaacaattaaaaacctaaacaaaatttaacaaaaagtttgtaaaaattgattttctaatcaaatatcttttcaaaaacttgaaatttggccttcaaactaattttatcttataagaaatattattttcaaaattcgatacaattttgaaaaaaatcgaattgacaatttttttttacaaaaaataaaactctaaaaaaacaatactaaaacttggtaaaaatttactttcggctcaatagcttttcaaaagttaaaaatattggcttcaaactaattttatttcacagaaaatattgttttcgatattcagtaatttttatataaaaatccaacagcctttttttaataaaagataaatctacaaaaaatagtacgcaaatttggtaaaaattgatacgagtacatatagacaaactttttagcaagacaaatcgcagacgagatgggaagttatcactgtgggtcgcatcccagcctcttttttatgttATGACCCACACATTTTCAACAATTCGGAAAtcgaaataaattcaaatcatCTGGTTCCAACCATTGCTCTCAAAATGGCTAAGAGTGCAAATTTATATTGCAGGCATCACTTTTGCAggtttccatttaaaaattgatattttgtgGCGCATGGAGCACTATAATTGGTTTTTTGCCATTATATTAGAATACATCTGTGTACGTTTTGTTGTTgtagagctgtcaaattatcagctacacattttttaaaaactttattagtATTAGGGGTAAATCTCCTGAAAAATCCAGATCTGCAGGTTTGATcggaatcaaaaaataaatcaggtgacagatctagatcaaaaaaaacattactttttctCACCCATGAaaaacccaatttaatttatctcaaaaaataTGAATCCTACTTTTTTTCTTGCGATGTGCACTTCCTAAAATCTTTTGACAAATATCAGGGTTTATCAGAATGTACAAAGTTTTGTAAATGTATTAATTATGACATTAGGAATGTTGtactaataaaatattaactgcAATCGCATAAAAGTATTGGCTGTCACTTTTTACAttgaaaaattagtaaaaatcaaTATTGCAATTTGGATTGCTGTCAGAATAATTCCTTTTGTCCTGAATTCCGAAAAGactacaacatttttttaaattctttaaattggaaaacaattCGTTCAAAAAGTAGTTCGATTAAGTTCTATtatgaaacttcaaaaattaaatctatttaACATCTAATAATCTTATGTAGAAACGGTTCCGAGTTCTCAAACAAAGTTTTATAGAAAAGTATTACTAGGATCTTTGtatgttaaaccaattttaagtTCAGATTTAGCTCTATCAGGAGATACAACTTCAACCTGATTACCTTATTGTGTCTTtcactcgaaaaaaaaaataatgtttgaaatCTCACACATTTGACagcttaaatttacttaaatttcaaagattaaataaagttgaaaatgtGATTTCATTCATTAATTAGTTCAGGTAACTTCATCGAGTTTGAATTATCTCTTAGCTGCCCAAGAAACCGATTGGATAAGGATAACAAGTCGTATCACGGCACCCAGTGGCcatcattttaaaagaaaactgcaggaactcatttattttgtacttttttgtgTCCAAGAAAAAAATTAGGTTCAGATTTTGTTCTCTGTTTCAATAACAGAGGCGGAAAATATATGGAGATCAATTTCCTGAACATGCCCATTTTTCGAACTGTCAGTTCTGAATTCGAAGTGAAATCTTATTCGGGTGAAACTCTTTATAGCTTTTGACATTCCTGGGGAACAAAATAATTACGTGTGAAATCCAGCAATCAAAATGACTTAACTACTATAAAAGGCTCTTGTATTAGAGTACATTTAAGTCGTTCATACTTAACTAAGGAGAAAAATATAGTTAAAACTTACATAAATCCTAGACCTTTTAgcgaaacgtcaaaaaaaaaatcacttatttCCACATTATAAGGGCACCctgttaaaatttgaaagaataAGGCAAAGCGCCCTCTACAAGAAAATAGATGTACTTGTGCACATTGTATGTCAAGaagctgtcaaaaatatgtCTACCATCCCTGGAATTGAgtgtttttttgaagtttagcaaaattaaaatttgttttttcttgaattgagttgaaaagTAAAGAATCTAAACTCACCTTCTCTGATACTATCGGCAATTAGCattaatttctgtttttgttttaaaaacaaaataatgaaatatattgAATAATGGTAAATGTTATGAAAGGTGTTCTTGTTCAGTGGtaagtaaaataagttttattcatGTAGATAATCTAAATCGTCTGGTATTCCAAATCCCTTGTCCAGTTCCTTGTCCTCTTTGCCAAACTTATTTTTGCACCATGATTTTATGTAGAAAATGTTATCGGTCCATCGATTAGCGGCTTCAAGTAGTTTCTAAAATCAGtgaaaattttatgtttataggTTTCAAAGATTGgtgacttttaaaaacttacttttatttCGTCTTCTTTTGCCGCCAGAACTTCTGGATCATTCTCTCCCAAACTATTTAGTTCCTTCTCTAAGTCGGTTTTTTCAACTTTCAAGAGCGTCACTTCGTTTTGGATTCTTGTGACTTCGTCAATGTTTTCTAAGGCTTCTGTAGACTTTTTCAGCGAGTCCTCGAGTTCTTTTATTCTTAGGTCAGCCTTTTCATTCACCGCCTCCACTTctcgaattttttttctcaaatcatTGATGGATTTTCTGTAAGGAGAAAATGCAATTAATTGTGATTGTAAAAGATTTACATTAAGTATATTACTTTGGAAAAGCCCAATAATAAACACTTGTTCCAATTTTCTCTGAATCTATGATTCCATCATCAGCTAGCTCCGTCAACACTCCCTTGACCGACTGCTGTACAATACCTTTCTCTTTAGGAGCAATTTTCTCCAAatctttcaattgaaaaacgtCCTGTGACTCGTGGAAAAGTTCAAGCATTTTCGTGCGCTTCTCCTCAGCAGACAGAGGTTTCttctttgacatttttgaaacctctttttttttgttctttcagCGATCCTGCAATGAAACAATTTCTTCTTCACTTGGACGAAAAACTTGCTCTAGGAAGAAAATTCATAATTCAAGATCTAGACGAAGgtcatttatttatatcaacaGACATCGTTGAAACTCTACAGGCTCGTGTTGACGATTTAATGGACAAAATCAGTTTCCCATTGCATGAAAAGGATCCataaattaacaacaactaaaaatacaataaaaactttaaaagatgACAGGACGTGAATCGAATAGAATTAAGGATGCAGATAAAAAGCGTGTTCTTGATGAGGCTGCTAGAGAACGACGTGCCCGGAAAGCTCTCGAAGCCTTGGAGCAGGATAATTTCCACGAAGATCCACATGCCGACTTGGTTATGTCCAAGAAACTACCGAAATTCCAAGACAGCCTCAAAAGTACGAAGGAAAAGAAACCTAAACGTAAAACTTTGGAATCcaaagcaaaatataaaaaatcactACAACAGCTTTTGGAGGAAGAGAAACAATTGAGACCAGAAGGACCAAATTGGTTTACGGCACAAGCCAAGCCTTCCAAATATCCACCTAGACACTTTTGTGCAGTTTGTGGAGTATTTTCCAAGTACAGTTGTACCGCATGTGGCACAAGATACTGTTCCATTCGTTGTCTGCACACTCATCAGGAAACGCGTTGTCTCAAATGGACTGCGTAGAAATTAGaatgtaaattatataaaaactttaagatattaaatgatttttttttaaactcaacgtccttaaaataaagtgtctttgttttaatcttaattttgtGAGCCTCAGCACTTGGGACAGGATATTACAATAGAACGACATACCTTTGCCAATTGGGTTTTGATAAATACGACTTTTGAATGGCATAGTTTGGGAGAAGGATTGAGGAAGTGTACCTATAGGATCGAAGAATTGAACATCAAATTATGATTGCCACAGAGCTGTTAATTTTATTCGTACCTATTGGATGTTATAGGCAAGAGAAACGTATAAAAGATCTTGGAAAATGGACGGAGCTCATTCTGATAACAACAAAAGATctaattcttcaaaaacaaccTTTAAAGTCGTTGAAGCGGTTCTCTAAACAATAATGTctgcaataaaataaatcccatttaatacaaatattaaaacatgtTTCTTGTTTAccaaataagaaataattttgagaatttATTCAAGtagtaataattgaaaaaatgttacttttcataaatttgtattcaaataattggaaataaaattatttcaaaaatcaaaacaaacaaaaccagTATGACATTTATGTCAATTTTAGAACTGTTTCTTTACTTTATAAAATTACTAGTGCTATTTTCTACGATTTTGTAAGTGGAGTTCTGTTCAAAGTTCCTTGCAAAAGCTTAAGTTACTTTCTAGCTAaagtttgactttaatttataaGGTAGTTGGTGACTAATGATTTAAGAAAGATTTAATTCCTATGTcagtaatgaatttaattttgtatctcgTAAGTCatgacttaaatttttatacTCATAAGTTACTTACGAATTACATTTTGTTCTAATTCATAACTCAATAACgaatttataaattctttgtttttttttattcacaagtCATCTACAGACTCAAGacataattatgttttaacTTTATTGAAACGTTGGGAAAGTTCATTTggcttttcagttttttgtgaCAAATCTTACAGAATCAACAAACCAGGATGAAAATATAAGCTTAAGTCATCGCAggtattaattttcaatttgttgaatATAGGGCTATAGGGgttataaatattaatcaaaGTCATAAGACGcttacaaaaatccaaaatgctTTGGCTATCAGAAAGTATTGAACTGTGAAAGTGAatgatttgtttacaaaaaagtaacttttttgGATTGAAaggaaaacgaaaataaaaagaaaaacgtcatctaaatcaaaagaaaattgttcagCATTTAATAAaccaaagtttttctttttttttctgtctaacGCTTTCAGCTATTTGTCAGAAAACTACATAAATACTCGATTCGCCAtatggtttaaatttaaaacatgaatTATTTATCTCATAAATTTTTATCGGATTTCTCAAGCAAGTTAAGCACTATTTACATAAGCACTACCAACAAATGAAAGAATATTTgtccattttgacatttctttcacatgagagtttttaattcatcGCACAGCCGGACACCagtcaccaccgaaaccaaaacaagaattgtTTTTTAGGTGAAGTACAaccgattattttattcgttgcgagtttGAATAATGTGGAACTCgattaaagtttgacagttcgtatcaactacaatttttttcgctacgaataaatttgttttcttaaatttattaatatatgatattgaaaagtaatagtatgcatcataaatcaaatagaaactatattgatatcgttttgttgagaatttctgtggaaatatgtcttcaaatgtaaataaaattcacattttgtaattcatttgtcGTTTTGTgttcgcgctcatgtgaatgctgctttagagcatattgatttttaactttattcattttgtaatttgaagttataaaaacaatttttgtaattttttatagTGGTAGTTTGACAGGTTGTCAATGACCGCATTCATTAAGCTGGACCTATAGTCATGAGAAGCAGTTggcatgacaagaataactcttggaggatttgtcaattgatcgcaagaggtagtattaaaataaaatgtaatgttCCCAAAACACGtgttaaaattaatacataatatttaacCCGCCAACGGTGacataaatttaacttaaatccTTTAACTTACGAGTACATCTCAGGGACCGTGCTTTTGAacgaaattttgtttctaatcaTTCGTTTAAAAGTagatgcttttatttttaaaaattgttctttgtCTAGTTGCCGGCATACATCATACTATTAATAATTAAGAtagaaaaaattatcaaaaagttCGTGTCTCCAAAAAACTAGCGGTACACATCTTTCCATAGAGAATTTTTAAGATGTAGAGCAAGGCCGTAGGTGTGTTGTACCTACACAgaacaaaaaactgaacaatCACTCAAAGCTTCAAAGTTATACCCTATTCAGAAcgagaaaaaaaacatgttctTACAAAAGAACTAAAAGCTTGGTGAAAAACATCAGTTTTTCAATTcatattattttccaaaacacaagtttttgtgaaaatcaaccAAAAGGTATATCGATAGATATTCTGAATGGACAAATTTACAGTTAACAtgaagctgtcaaaaataaaaaaaaatcaatcaaattaatCATGTCATTATTAATAGAGTTCGGCACCAATCTCTCTCATCAAAAATACATGCTTTTGGTATTAATGAGTTACTTGTTCTTTGGTTTAGAAAATATCTTTAtaattcaatacaagttgtattggatagtttcaaatttaaaaaacataaaataaatgctggtatccCTTAGGGCTCGTTTGGTTTCCGACTGTCTTCCTTGTACAAACAATTACTAATAATTCTAATCCATTGAACTATTTCGCTAGTGACAGTAActtaagcttttcatatttgtttctagattcacatccttgtccttcacATGTGaaatttcaacggcagcgtatgataagctcattgaattccGATCTCGACAGCACTGTCCAATAGGAAACTAAGCACCGTGTTGactttaatgcttcaaaaactcaatgctttcTCTTGTCTTTAAAGCGTAAACCACCACCGATGTCACTATCCAtgattggcacttgcatcaaggaaaatattcaacttaaataaaactcGGATATTTGGACAGTTGACCCTAGAACAAAATAAGTGTCTTAGATAGGGTCAAAAAAGAGCTtcgaaaatgataggcgatagaactataaccgaaacatttttatcaactaaacaccgccgcaatgtttcatgcctttcgttgctTTACAGGTTCCTACAAAAAATGTTCCTTCGAATTAGGCAGTTGCACTCCCCCCATCAAACAATTCAGCAGTAATACGTTCACATCCAAgattgctcatcagtttacccttgagcttaaTTTAAGACGTACTGATAAGTATAGAGACTTTTGTTACCActcatcaagaatgtggaaaaCTTCACCGAACTctgtttttaacttcaatttaaaaattaaaaattttatggccattgtgcatcggtatctcctcttaaatcttACCCTTTTTCCTAACACTCGCACTGTttagggtattaataaccccttgaatgaaaaaaaatacatttttgtactctttaaataaattaaattgggtggcacaacagttcgttgtgaaccagagcctagtgacttacaactctcaaccattcctgtgtgcgagttctgTCACCAATCCGATTCCTTTCATAAATTTAAGTTCATAATAAAAACGAGAAGCTCTCGGAAACCAacatatttaaatgtcaaaatggaaaactgtcattttgttCGTATCCTATGATTTTCTTTCAACAAGCATTCAGACTCATTACAAAATACGATGAGTAGCCTTTAGGCCAAAGTGGTATTCAAATAATGccaattttagctttttttactGTAAGATTGTCAAAGAATCATTCTTcggtttattttaaacaatatgaacatttttgtttaacaaatgtATGCTTATGTTTAGGCGAGTtacttaaattagttttttaacgttcttaataatttgtcacaaataaaattagtttttgtttaagaaaaaaatattgggaAACGCAAaagttaaacattaaaattaatccTTATATTTTAAGCCAaatgtattatgtatttatgtcgaaaatcatttatacatacaatcaacattttttggaaataattttggtAAGTAGTTATTAAGAGGGCTTATAAATATACGTTTTACGtttgaatcaatttaaaaaatattgacttgttTTTGAACtatcgaatttataaaaatgcaatatttccaaaaacaaatttataactaaaattagacattttttgtcattaaatattatttagaaaatacaaatagtGGTTGCATTTTAAAGGGGATTTTCcacatttcatttgacatttctcaatgtcacacttgttcaatttaaaacaatctAGCAACGCATTAAAGTCATTTAGGCTTCTTTTGAATGTAGGCTGAACAATatcataacaaaaagaaatgataataatttcctaaatattttgcaattttttcaaaatcaacgcTAACGCTTAAAATGTAACCACCCTTTAAACGagagcagaaaaaaaatatgtacatcagTGCATTAGCTCCTCTTAATTTAgagtttgaattgttttttaggTTAATCCCATTTAATTCATTACAATTTTCCTGATTACAGtatcgtttataaaaatattgtgttataAAGTAACAATAGACAAGCTCCAGAGTTTTTGAGTGTTGAGGGAAAATTCACACTTTGTAAAAAGTTCTACACGAAAAACGTCTAAATAAAAATCCCACTGTAGTTATAGCCTTAATATAAGAAAGAACCGAGCAAAAATCTATCGCCCACAAGATGTCACCCCAAATCTCCATTAAAAATTCCCACTCAATCAAATGATTGTATAATCAAAATGGCCCAACCAACATAGAACTTCCACTCAAATTCAGTCAGAATATAAAATCTTCCAGCTGAGAAGGCTGAAGATTTCGTCCGGTGTCAtagaaaaaagttgattttttgtgcaaaaaagttTTCCGATTAAATCCGAGCTGCAATATAAAAAGAGCTCTTACCTAAGCTCCCAAgtgttgtgatttttttttgaacccgTGTTCTTAAGGAATTTCCCAAAGGAATTAATCGTTTTTTCTAATTATGGCTGCATCTTTAAGATTATTGCAGGGCCAGGTAAGTGCATATACCTAAGTGTGCTGTTACCtcacatcttttattttttttcctttggtACTTCTTATTTTTGTGGGTGTGAATATTCCGGGTTTTGCAGAAACAACTCTCTCCAGGAATAGAAAAATTCAAGAATTCTAGAAACTACGATATCCTGAAATAGATCTTTGCAGGGATTCTTGATGTGGAAAATTCTTTATTCTTCTTTGCCACATAACCTAACTTTACATAAAATTGGTTATCTAACCACCCGAGAACGGACGTCCTAGCGAATTTTTCGTCTTCGTTTTCGGTGTCgatgttgtttttggtttttttaatgCGATTCTTCTTTTTAGTCAGACGTTGACAACGACGAAGACGGCGATAAAGGTTTTGCTTGCCAAACGTGGGTCGCTGaacttttgatttaaattttgttttttgagggTCACTTTCGGTTTTGGCAGAGAATCTTGAAAATCAAGATCACCAGCGGTAGGAGAAGCACATTAAGAAGCAAAATAaggtaaaacttttattttgcttcTCCGACGTCGTTTTCGTCTTCGCCGTCGTCAtcaaactttgaattttaataagtcGGCGGCATCACATGGCTGAATAATTTCTTATCACTGGTTTAAcgaaataagaatttttgtatagcaaacaaaaacaacaatttccaGCTAAAGTTTGAGAGTTACATGTTATGcttattgatttatttgtttgtttggggCTGTTGGGCTATAATGACCGAGTGACttaaatgacaaacaaaaattgagtcAACTTTCGCTGTTAcctacgactacgacgacacGAAACCTCCCACAACCTAAAGACATTTATCATACTTAAATTCAAGCTTATTATGAAACTGCAGCTAAGGTCACAAGACCAAGAGTTAGAGCTTTTTTTTGCGACCAGATAAGCCGTTGTTTGTTTGTGTAatagtaatttgaaaaaagtgtttGTTTACGGTTAAGAActctattattttaattgattgcAATTTGCATTCGATTGGGAAGTAGATAGCCTCAGAAAGTTGGCTCTCTGTCTTTCTGTTTCTCTTTTAAATAGGTTTAAGTTATGCAATTAATATtctcttgaatttaatttgaatgcaaatgatatttaattaattctttaatGTTGTATCTATAttgttatttatgaattttatattttttgagcgGGATATTGtgagaaaattcttaaaatagatCAAATAACATCAAATTGtctcactctctctctctctatcttTCTCTTGACTGTTGTTCGAAgtgagaaaaattatttaaatagttcAGGACCAACGCACTTCTTTTACAATTGATCAAGTCTGTCGAATGCAGTTGGTAATGGATggtatttttaaagataatttataaatagaCAGAAGAACAACAAATAGTCAATGTTAAGATTATTTTATAGGAACAATGTAGATACATAGGCATGTATGAAAGTTTAACcctgaagatttttttttcaagataattCTTATCAGCTAAGTTGTCTAAGAAGGTAGGTAACACtgtgataaataatttaattgaattttaaaaaaaccaatTTGTACTTGTTCTTGCTTAAATTAGTTACAATCTATAGATTGACTAAAATCAATACagacattaaattatttatcaaaattataaaaaaaaaattgttttaaaacaattaagtaaGTTTTctctgttaattttgttttgttagcaTTTGTTACTGAATAAATGTTAACTTAAAatataggtttttaaaataatagcaAAAGTTAGTTATTGAGATAACGGTGTGGAAAGAAGCTTTAAGTTACATTTGTTCATAGCCACTGCACGTTTAAGtaattccaatttttgtttgttattgaaaaatactTCTAATCGaattataactttaaataataggaatgtaattattattaaatattgtaagTTATTGCTATAAAAACCGTATCAGGCAAGTGGCTGTAGTGGTCAAATAAATTCCAGTCGAGATTTCCAAACGTTGTTCAGGAGTAAGGTTATTCTttagctgcgttcaatctcttgttggatagggtatcttagataggtgaatttttatatacataccttGTTGAACTAGTTGgttagctgtattgagatagctgtcaaaaaataaaccaacttTCAGCTTTatacaaaaagcagagaaaaagctttgaactcaaaattattgtaagataaaacatttaatggataattcaactgcgtaacaattttataaatatgagaTAACCTTAATTCGGATGGAAATAACTTCTTCattgtctattatgtacagaacatcctcaaatacaacttcaactcacattttgtatctttttgtttatcaacaaatacaaaaagctggaATCAATGTTCAagttttttggaatttaatcGTGTGTTGAATTAGCTGTTTTGTCAGATGCTACATAACCCAGAAATTCTTGCATAcctttgtattccttttttgacatctcagctgtttttgatcagctgttattatacacgtaaaacacttacaaaaatGTATCCGGATAGCCTATCTATCTGAGATTGATCGCAGCcattatgaaatggcaaaccaagCTGTGCCTAAATCAAGatacagctgtcaaaaaaaccaacttcgaaaaaagtattgcaaaaTTGAACCCACACGTCTAAATAACACCTTCTAGTCAcaccttacctaacctatgcCTTTCTTTAAATATATGCATAGAATTTGGAATAATTCATAatagaaattttacaaaaaaaaaagaaccgtTCACAATATTCATATgcaattttaataagaaaagtaaaaagatatacatatgtactatAAACCgttttctaaatataaaaatgccTTTAAATTGAAGCTTATAGAGCCTCATAGTTGAAATTTGAAAGAGACTCtggtatttaaacaaaattgatgatttttcaaagatCGGCTCTGAATATCATTGAGGAGCTTTTAAATggcctcaaaataaaatttaatttttaatattttatcaaatcttAATTtatcgaaatgttttttttttttgttgtatgtgcTGCCATTTAAAAAGCTTACAAATTTAGCTAACCACACAATCTCCCAATTAAAATATCTAACACGCTTTTTACCATATACAATAAATTGCAGATTTTAGATTAGTCTATCACAAGTGCTacacacaaaaattatacaaaaatttagaataaatgcaattattatttatgtgtCAGCAGGCCTGCCTTCCCTCAGGCCTTCTATcggaaaatgtaaaaatttaatcaatgcACAATTACAAAATAAGGTGAAAATGATGGTTAAACACCCATTCATAAAACAGTTAGAGAATCGGTTTCCTTTGTCATTGCATAACTTGCTCTAGAAAATAAAAGATGCAAAGGatacaaaatttggaaaattattcCCAAGTTAAGACaggcaaaaatataatttataattttcttaaaaattgcctttaagtagaaaaaaatattaagtaagaACGTTAGCACCAACAGAGACATGCTATAGCATTTGAAAAGCCAGAAATTCATTCTTTAACTAGCAATCCCGGCGATCTTCGTTTCGCCACCAGATGGCTTTGTTTATTGTACATCATTATTCTTGATCGTTTACTTAACCAAGCATAATTCTGACTAATGTttgggaaaacattttcaataaaacctAATTGAGAGTCTACAAATCGGCAAAAGTGGTTTTTAAGAGTAATTAATCCCGTAGTCGCATCAACTGGCACTTTTCCAtttccaaaagaaaacaattgtttagaaaattgtgCAGCACTTTgatcattttgaagttgaacTTTCATATTAGTGTTAAGCGATAATGTTTTTACGTTATTCCACAAAAGTGCACCCAATTCATCGGCAGGTGTTCCACGGGGAATTACTGGCAACGTCTGCCTGAAATCGCTTGCCAACAATATCATCAAGCCGCCAAAGATGTTGTTACTTTGTCGAAGATCCTTCAGTGTGAAGTTAAGTGCTTCAAGTGATTTCTTATGTGCCATTGTGCACTCATTCCAAACAATGAGCTGGCATTGCATCAAAAATGTTCCCATTGCACTGGATCGGGAAATATTGCATGTTGGAGTATCAATTGTGTTTAAATTGAGTGGCAACTTAAGCGCAGAATG
This window of the Eupeodes corollae chromosome 3, idEupCoro1.1, whole genome shotgun sequence genome carries:
- the LOC129950007 gene encoding general transcription factor IIH subunit 5-like, coding for MVNVMKGVLVQCDPAMKQFLLHLDEKLALGRKFIIQDLDEGHLFISTDIVETLQARVDDLMDKISFPLHEKDP
- the LOC129950005 gene encoding meiotic nuclear division protein 1 homolog, whose product is MSKKKPLSAEEKRTKMLELFHESQDVFQLKDLEKIAPKEKGIVQQSVKGVLTELADDGIIDSEKIGTSVYYWAFPKKSINDLRKKIREVEAVNEKADLRIKELEDSLKKSTEALENIDEVTRIQNEVTLLKVEKTDLEKELNSLGENDPEVLAAKEDEIKKLLEAANRWTDNIFYIKSWCKNKFGKEDKELDKGFGIPDDLDYLHE
- the LOC129950006 gene encoding zinc finger HIT domain-containing protein 1-like; protein product: MTGRESNRIKDADKKRVLDEAARERRARKALEALEQDNFHEDPHADLVMSKKLPKFQDSLKSTKEKKPKRKTLESKAKYKKSLQQLLEEEKQLRPEGPNWFTAQAKPSKYPPRHFCAVCGVFSKYSCTACGTRYCSIRCLHTHQETRCLKWTA